From one Bombus affinis isolate iyBomAffi1 chromosome 9, iyBomAffi1.2, whole genome shotgun sequence genomic stretch:
- the LOC126920586 gene encoding MAGE-like protein 2: protein MNQIIALFGLAMIAGIVSAGHIEEDHGSSTYEEKTKPVEIPIYKKYAIPIPHPVPVEIPQKIEIPIPQPQQVPVEIPHPYPVEVVKHVEIPIEKPEPVIVEKHVPFVVEKPYPVYVEKKFPIPVAKPYPVHVPVYKHVFHYTSKGKGWH, encoded by the exons ATTGCTCTATTTGGTCTGGCGATGATCGCCGGGATCGTTTCTGCGGGCCACATCGAAGAAGACCATGGAAGCTCCACCTACGAGGAAAAGACGAAACCAGTAGAAATCCCAATTTACAAAAAATATG CAATTCCAATCCCTCATCCTGTACCAGTCGAAATTCCTCAAAAGATAGAAATACCAATTCCTCAACCTCAACAAGTTCCCGTTGAAATTCCACACCCCTATCCAGTCGAAGTTGTGAAACACGTGGAAATCCCTATCGAAAAGCCAGAGCCTGTTATCGTAGAAAAACAC GTACCTTTTGTGGTGGAGAAGCCGTATCCAGTGTACGTCGAAAAGAAATTTCCCATTCCAGTCGCAAAGCCGTATCCAGTTCATGTGCCAGTTTACAAGCACGTATTCCATTACACTTCAAAGGGCAAAGGATGGCACTAG
- the LOC126920587 gene encoding uncharacterized protein LOC126920587, producing MRTLVFTALITLVCASYEEDHGSSTYHETSKPVEIPIYKKYAIPIPHPVPVPIPQQIKVPIPQPYQVEVPVPHPVPVEVVKHVEIPVEKPEPYVVEKKVPYVVERPYPVTVEKHFPVPVPKPYPVHVPVYKHVFHHQSKGHGWKH from the exons ATGAGAACTCTA GTATTCACCGCTTTAATTACCTTAGTATGTGCCTCCTACGAAGAGGATCATGGCAGTTCCACCTATCATGAGACATCGAAACCCGTGGAAATTCCAATTTACAAAAAATACGCTATACCAATTCCACATCCAGTTCCAGTTCCAATTCCACAACAAATTAAAGTCCCTATTCCGCAACCTTATCAAGTCGAAGTTCCAGTGCCGCATCCAGTGCCCGTAGAAGTAGTGAAGCACGTTGAAATTCCAGTAGAAAAACCTGAGCCCTATGTGGTGGAGAAAAAG GTACCATACGTTGTTGAGAGGCCATATCCAGTGACAGTTGAAAAGCACTTCCCGGTGCCTGTTCCGAAACCATACCCGGTCCACGTACCTGTCTACAAGCACGTATTCCATCATCAAAGCAAGGGACACGGTTGGAAGCACTGA